One window from the genome of Haloprofundus halobius encodes:
- a CDS encoding FecCD family ABC transporter permease — protein sequence MASDTQTSEHGNAAKRTRFGWVNSSLVTLAVASLVVVVLAALVQVSFGTYSMTIAQAWRAVFDPTVLTSPYLLLQFFLGEGVAESVAGAFGFEAAAPELTRETLIVWNIRLPRVVVGALVGANLAVSGAIFQAVTRNELASPYILGVSSGAGLAILLTLVFFTGLAAYLPILAALGGTLAFVIVYGIAWKNGTSPVRLVLAGVIVSTIFGSLQTAIFFFASDIGVVQSAIAWTTGSLTGTDWEQVRMALPWTVLSLVLAVAGSRQLNVLLLGEKTAQALGMSVERVRFALSGVAILAASAAIAVAGIVGFVGLVVPHIVRNIVGSDYRRLVVGCAFAGPALMVGADVGARLALNPAQIPVGIVTGLVGGPYFLYLMRKKQQLGEI from the coding sequence ATGGCGAGCGACACGCAGACGAGCGAGCACGGGAACGCGGCGAAACGAACCCGCTTCGGATGGGTGAACTCCTCGCTCGTCACGTTGGCGGTGGCCAGTCTCGTCGTCGTCGTGCTCGCGGCGCTCGTGCAGGTGAGTTTCGGGACGTACTCGATGACTATCGCACAGGCGTGGCGCGCGGTGTTCGACCCCACCGTTCTGACGAGTCCGTACCTCCTGTTGCAGTTCTTCTTGGGCGAAGGCGTCGCGGAGTCGGTCGCGGGTGCGTTCGGCTTCGAGGCCGCCGCGCCGGAGCTAACGAGAGAGACGCTCATCGTCTGGAACATCAGACTCCCGCGCGTCGTCGTCGGCGCGCTGGTCGGCGCGAACCTCGCCGTCTCGGGGGCGATATTTCAGGCCGTGACGCGAAACGAACTCGCCTCGCCGTACATCCTCGGCGTCAGTTCGGGCGCGGGGCTTGCGATTCTGCTCACGCTCGTCTTCTTCACCGGGCTGGCGGCCTACCTGCCGATTCTCGCCGCGCTCGGTGGGACGCTCGCGTTCGTCATCGTCTACGGCATCGCGTGGAAGAACGGGACCAGTCCGGTGCGTCTCGTCCTCGCGGGCGTCATCGTCTCGACCATCTTCGGATCGCTGCAGACGGCCATCTTCTTTTTCGCCAGCGACATCGGCGTCGTCCAGAGCGCCATCGCGTGGACGACGGGTTCTCTGACGGGAACCGACTGGGAACAGGTCCGGATGGCGCTGCCGTGGACGGTGCTCTCGCTAGTGCTCGCCGTCGCTGGGTCCCGACAGTTGAACGTCCTGCTGCTCGGCGAGAAGACGGCGCAGGCGCTCGGGATGTCCGTCGAGCGCGTCCGCTTCGCGCTGTCGGGCGTCGCGATTCTCGCCGCCAGCGCCGCCATCGCCGTCGCCGGTATCGTCGGCTTCGTCGGCCTCGTCGTCCCGCACATCGTCCGCAACATCGTCGGCAGCGACTACCGCCGACTGGTCGTCGGCTGTGCGTTCGCCGGTCCCGCGCTGATGGTTGGCGCGGACGTGGGTGCGCGCCTCGCGCTCAATCCGGCGCAGATTCCGGTCGGAATTGTCACCGGCCTCGTTGGCGGCCCCTACTTCCTCTATCTCATGCGCAAGAAACAGCAACTGGGTGAGATCTGA
- a CDS encoding ABC transporter ATP-binding protein, with translation MVDSNVPTNSAASNRTNGTEPADSGANADTTDPATSADESGTVEAADSSDATELVGENLAIGYPTTPEPVVECDSVVVPAGEVTALVGPNGSGKSTLLRSLSNQLEPERGSVLLDGHELQTFGTKELAQKLGLLSQENEAPSSLTVEELVYHGRYPHRGFFETVNEEDERAVSKAISLAGVEHIRDSQVGNLSGGQKQLAWIAMVLAQDTDVLLLDEPTTYLDLHHQLRVMEVVRTLNRERDVTVAVVLHDIGQAARFADNLVAMRDGELYDWGPPRKVVTEELLRDVFRVEATVDADHPTGPHISPHQAMDE, from the coding sequence ATGGTGGACTCGAACGTCCCGACGAACTCCGCAGCGTCGAATCGGACGAACGGCACCGAACCCGCCGACTCGGGGGCGAACGCGGACACAACCGACCCGGCTACCTCCGCCGACGAATCCGGTACGGTCGAGGCGGCCGACTCCAGCGACGCAACAGAGCTCGTCGGCGAGAACCTCGCCATCGGCTATCCGACGACGCCGGAACCGGTCGTCGAGTGCGACTCGGTCGTCGTCCCCGCGGGCGAGGTGACCGCCCTCGTCGGCCCGAACGGCTCCGGCAAGAGCACGCTACTGCGGTCGCTGTCGAACCAACTCGAACCCGAGCGCGGCAGCGTTCTCCTCGACGGCCACGAACTGCAGACGTTCGGGACGAAGGAGCTCGCACAGAAGCTCGGCCTGCTCTCTCAGGAGAACGAAGCGCCCAGCAGTCTCACCGTCGAGGAACTCGTCTACCACGGCCGCTATCCGCACCGCGGTTTCTTCGAGACGGTCAACGAAGAGGACGAGAGGGCCGTCTCGAAGGCCATCTCGCTGGCGGGCGTCGAACACATCCGCGACTCGCAGGTCGGCAACCTCAGCGGCGGCCAGAAGCAATTGGCGTGGATTGCGATGGTGTTGGCACAGGACACCGACGTGTTGCTGCTCGACGAGCCGACGACGTATCTGGACCTCCACCACCAGTTGCGCGTGATGGAGGTCGTCCGGACGCTCAACCGCGAACGCGACGTCACCGTCGCCGTCGTCCTCCACGACATCGGCCAGGCCGCGCGCTTCGCGGACAACCTCGTCGCCATGCGCGACGGCGAGCTATACGACTGGGGTCCGCCCCGAAAAGTCGTCACCGAGGAACTGCTGCGCGACGTGTTCCGCGTCGAAGCCACCGTCGACGCCGACCACCCGACCGGCCCGCACATCTCGCCGCACCAGGCGATGGACGAGTAG